The DNA segment TGAAGCAGCCAAcatggcagaggaggaggagcagcagaaGAGGAAGAAACACAAACACAAGGAGAAGGATCAGCAAAAGGGTCCCAAGAACAAGCCGGCAGCGGATCAGCCCCACTTCAAGTCGAGCGCCGACGTCAAAGGCCTCCGCTTCGGCGGCCAGTTTGTGGTCAAGTCCTTCACCGTCCGGCAGGCGGCGCCGCTTGAGCTACTACAGCTTCTGGACCTCCCTCCTCCCTGCGTCGGCCAGTGCCAGGCCCTCTCTCTCCCTTCCACCCTTACCTACGTGCCCACCAACTTCACCATCCTCGCCCACCACGCCTGGCACACTCTCACCCTCGGCCTCGGCACCGCCAAGTCCAAGGCGATCATCTTCGTCTTCGACTCCGAGAGCACGAAGGCGGCGGCGGGCCGGCTGTGGCCGCGCGTGATCCCCCTGGGCGACGTCAACCGGAAGCTCATCCGGGGGCTCGCCGGCTGCGAGATGTCGCGGTTCAAGTTCCGGAAGGGATGCCTCACGTTCTACGTCTACGCCGCGCGGCGGCATGGCGCGGCCGGCTTTTCCTGCGCCGACGATCTGCGGACAATTCTCGAGGCCGTCGTGGCCCTCAAAGATTTCCTGGACCACACCGCCGTGCTCGCCCTCCCCAGCCATCGAAGCATCACC comes from the Musa acuminata AAA Group cultivar baxijiao chromosome BXJ1-10, Cavendish_Baxijiao_AAA, whole genome shotgun sequence genome and includes:
- the LOC103999927 gene encoding uncharacterized protein LOC103999927, with translation MAEEEEQQKRKKHKHKEKDQQKGPKNKPAADQPHFKSSADVKGLRFGGQFVVKSFTVRQAAPLELLQLLDLPPPCVGQCQALSLPSTLTYVPTNFTILAHHAWHTLTLGLGTAKSKAIIFVFDSESTKAAAGRLWPRVIPLGDVNRKLIRGLAGCEMSRFKFRKGCLTFYVYAARRHGAAGFSCADDLRTILEAVVALKDFLDHTAVLALPSHRSITLPVDQVAVTH